TTTGAAACCTGCTTTGGCAAGAGGAGAATTAAGAGCAATTGGAGCAACCACTTTGAACGAATATCAAAAATATTTTGAAAAAGATAAAGCCCTAGAAAGACGTTTCCAAAAGGTGATGGTGGAAGAACCCGATACAGAATCGGCGATTTCCATCCTTCGTGGGATTAAAGACAAATACGAAGCTCACCACAAAGTGAGAATTAAAGATGAAGCAATTATCGCAGCGGTAGAAATGTCTCAACGTTATATTTCAGACCGATTTTTACCTGATAAAGCGATTGATTTAATTGATGAAGCATCTGCAAAATTGAGAATGGAAATTAATTCAAAGCCCGAAGAACTGGATGTTTTGGACAGAAAAATCATGCAGATGGAAATTGAATTGGCAGCTATTTCAAGAGAAGGCAATCAAACCAAAATTGATCATTTAAAAGAAGATTTAGCCAAAATCAATGAGCAAAGAAATGAAATCAATGCAAAATGGTTGAAGGAAAAGCAAAAATCTGAAGATTTAACTCAGATTAAAAAAGATATTGAAGCTTTAAAATTAGAAGCTGAACGTGCTTCCAGAGCTGGTGATTACGCGAAAGTGGCGGAAATTCAGTACGGAAAAATCAAGGAGAAGGAAGATGCTTTGCAAACCTTAGAATTGGAAATGCAAAACCATAAAAATGAATTGATTAAAGAAGAAGTGACTTCTGAAAACATCGCCGAAGTCATCGGAAAATGGACAGGAATTCCTGTAACCAAACTCATTCAATCTGAAAGAGAAAAATTATTGCATTTGGAAGACGAACTTCACAAACGTGTTGTTGGTCAAGAAGAAGCTATAGAAGCTGTTTCCGATGCGATTAGAAGAAACAGAGCAGGTTTGAGCGACGACAAAAAACCGATTGGTTCCTTCTTATTTTTAGGAACAACAGGAGTTGGTAAAACCGAGTTGGCAAAGGCTTTAGCAGAACTTCTTTTCGATGATGAAAATAATATGACGAGAATTGATATGAGCGAATATCAGGAAAGACATTCCGTTTCTCGTTTGGTGGGCGCGCCTCCGGGATATGTGGGTTACGATGAAGGCGGACAATTGACCGAAGCGGTGAGAAGAAGACCTTATTCTGTGGTGCTTTTGGACGAAATTGAAAAGGCTCATCCGGATGTTTTCAACACGTTGTTGCAGGTTTTAGATGATGGACGTTTAACCGATAACAAAGGTCGTGTGGTGAATTTCAAAAACTCAATTATCATTATGACTTCGAATTTGGGTTCGCATTTAATCCAGGAGAATTTTGAGAATTTAACGGAAGAAAATCATGACGAAATTGTAGATAAAACCAGAGAAGAAGTTTTTGATCTTTTGAAACAAAGTTTGAGACCAGAATTTTTGAACAGAATTGATGAAATTGTGCTTTTCCAACCTTTAACCAAAAAGAATATTGGAAAAATTGTACAATATCAGTTGCGAGGTTTGAATGAGCTTCTCGCTCAAAGAAATATTATGATGACGGCAACTCAAGACGCTTTGGATTATTTAATGAACAAAGGTTACGACCCCGTTTTTGGAGCAAGACCATTGAAAAGAGTAATTCAGCAAGATGTTTTGAACAAATTATCTAAAGAAATTCTGGCAGGAAACATCAACGATGGCGATAGAATTACGATGGATTATTTCCAAGAAACAGGTTTGGTTTTTAGACCAACAGAGTAATTTTTGAATTTGAGAATGAGATAATTTGAAAATTTAAAAAAGACAAAATACTACACTTTTTTCATATTATGTAACGTCCTGAAAAAATGATACAGGATTAGACCAATAAAATTTTATTTTAAACAGTACATATATTCGTATTTGTACTGTTTTTCTTTTTGTAAGATTTTGGTATTAATTCTTGTTGTTGGTGCATTTGCATCGGTGTTAAATAATAGTTTGACAAATGC
This genomic stretch from Chryseobacterium sp. POL2 harbors:
- the clpB gene encoding ATP-dependent chaperone ClpB codes for the protein MNLNQYTVKSQEAIQAAQQVAMEFGNQQIEPQHLVEGIFQVDENISPFLLKKSEADANLVRERNRELLEKLPKVEGGNIYLSQSANKILLDAPNIAKKMGDEYVTIEHLWLSLLEISSPVSQLLKDMGVTKKLLESGINELRKGSKATSASSEETYQSLNKYAKNFNELAAEGKLDPVIGRDEEIRRVLQILSRRTKNNPILIGEPGVGKTAIAEGIAHRIISGDVPENLMDKTLYSLDMGALIAGAKYKGEFEERLKSVVNEVTKSDGQIILFIDEIHTLVGAGGGEGAMDAANILKPALARGELRAIGATTLNEYQKYFEKDKALERRFQKVMVEEPDTESAISILRGIKDKYEAHHKVRIKDEAIIAAVEMSQRYISDRFLPDKAIDLIDEASAKLRMEINSKPEELDVLDRKIMQMEIELAAISREGNQTKIDHLKEDLAKINEQRNEINAKWLKEKQKSEDLTQIKKDIEALKLEAERASRAGDYAKVAEIQYGKIKEKEDALQTLELEMQNHKNELIKEEVTSENIAEVIGKWTGIPVTKLIQSEREKLLHLEDELHKRVVGQEEAIEAVSDAIRRNRAGLSDDKKPIGSFLFLGTTGVGKTELAKALAELLFDDENNMTRIDMSEYQERHSVSRLVGAPPGYVGYDEGGQLTEAVRRRPYSVVLLDEIEKAHPDVFNTLLQVLDDGRLTDNKGRVVNFKNSIIIMTSNLGSHLIQENFENLTEENHDEIVDKTREEVFDLLKQSLRPEFLNRIDEIVLFQPLTKKNIGKIVQYQLRGLNELLAQRNIMMTATQDALDYLMNKGYDPVFGARPLKRVIQQDVLNKLSKEILAGNINDGDRITMDYFQETGLVFRPTE